GTCCCGCCGGGCGGGAAGGTTGCGGCCAGGTGGAAACCCCCGATTCATGGGATATCCGGGGCGGCGTTTTCGGCTGGTCCGACTTACGACGGCTCCTTCCCCGGCCCCACCATCAAGGTGAAGAAAGGCGATATCCTGAAAGTCCATTTCTAGAATTCGCTGCCTGACGTGGGGATGATGGGTATCTGGAACATCCAATAGGGAAGCCGGCTGTCAGGGGAGGGGAGGCCCCTTCCTTCATACGCCCAATTTTTTCCGTTTGCGCCACAGAGTCGCCCGGCTAATGTTCAGCAGCCGGGCGGCCTGGTCGATGCGTCCGCCCGAGTGCCGCAGCGCGGCGCGGATCCGCTCGGCCTCGTCCGGCACCGGTTCCGCAGGCGCTTGCGGCTCGGCATGCTCCTCGCGGAACTCGGGCGGCAGATCGTCGAGTTCCAGCACCTCTCCCCGCCCTACGGCGAAGGCGTATTCCACCACGTTCTGCAATTCGCGCACGTTGCCCGGCCAGGGATGGTCGAGCAGGCGCCGCATGGCGTCCGGATCGATCCGGGCGATGCGGCGCAGGCCGCGGGCATTGTGCCGCCCGATGAAATGCCAGAGCAGCAGGCCGACGTCGCGGCGGCGCTCGCGCAAGGGCGGCAGGAAGATGGGAACCACGCGCAGTCGGTACATCAGATCCTCGCGGAAGCGGCCCTCACGCACGGCTTCGCGCAGCGAGCGGTGGGTCGCTGCCACGATGCGTACATCCACGCTGAGCGTGCGGTCGCTGCCGACCGGGACGAAGCTGCGCTCCTGTAACACGCGCAGCAGTTTGGCCTGCAGTTCCAGCGGCAGTTCGGCGACTTCGTCGAGGAACAGGGTACCGCCGTCGGCGCGTTGGAACAGCCCGGCATGGTCCCGCACTGCCCCGGTGAAGGCACCGCGGACATGCCCGAACAGCTCGCTTTCCAAGAGGGAAGGCGACAGCGCGGCACAGTTGACCGCGAGAAACGGCCCCTTGGCGCGGTGGCTCTCGGCATGCACGGCGCGGGCGATCAGCTCCTTGCCTGCGCCAGACTCGCCTCGTACCAATACCGTGGCCTCGGTTTCCGCGACGTTGCGGACGATGCGGAACACCTGCTTCATCGCCGGCTCGCGGGTGATCAATCCATGCAGGATTTCGACGTCGGCTTCGGCCAAAGGGGTGCCGACGGTTTCGATCGCGGCGAGCACCTCCAGCCGGCCCAAGGGGGTTCCGTCCCGTGCCCGCAAGGAGTGGTGCCTGCGCCGCACCAGCAGTGCCGAGCCATCCGCCCGCTCGACCCGAATTTCGTCCTCGCCCATGCCGTGGCCATCGTCGGCGGCAGGATGGCTATAGCCGGCCAACAGCCGGGCGACGGGTTTGCCGGTTGCGAACCCGGCCGTGTGGCCCGTCAGGCGCTCGGCGCCCGAGCTCCAGTAGCTCACGCGTTCCTCCGCGTCCAGGAGATAGAGGGCACCGGCGCATTCGAGTCCGGCCAGGGCATCGAGCAGGCAGTGCGCGTCGAAATGGGTGCCCGGGAGGCTATCGCTTCGAGGTTTCATGGGGTTTCACGGATCGTAGCAGGTGTTTCATGAATGGATCATAAGATGAAACACTCCCAACTGCGCGATGCCGCTGGATTTACCTAGAGTAGCTGTAAATCATGTAATTAGCCTTGTGGCACAGACTTTGACATCGCTATTGAATGAGACAAGGCTTTTTGAAGGAGGGCCGGATGATTTTCAGACAACTGTTCGAGACCGATACATCGACCTACACCTATCTGCTGGGCTGCGAACGCACCCGGCGTGCGGTGCTGATCGATCCGGTGGACACCGAGGTCGCACGCTACGAAGACCTGCTACGCGGGCTGGGGCTCAGGCTGGTCTACACTTTGGAAACCCATGTGCACGCCGATCACGTCACCGGAGCTTCGCTGCTGCGGGAGCGCCTGAACAGCAAAAGCGTGGTGCACAGAGATGCCGGGGCCGGATGCGCCGACCTCATGGTGACCGACGGTGTGCCGCTGCAGGTTGGCGCTCTGGAGTTCGAAGTGCGCCACACGCCGGGCCATACCGCCGGTTGCGTGAGCTATGTCATGAGCGACCGGGTTTTCACCGGCGACGCCCTGTTCATCGACGGCTGCGGCCGCACCGATTTCCAGCAGGGCGACGCCGGGCAGCTCTACGATAGCATCCAGCGCCGGCTTTTTTCCCTGCCTCCGGACACCTTGGTCTACCCGGGGCACGACTATCACGGCAACACGGTGAGCACGGTCGGCCGCGAGATGGCCCGTAACCCTCGTCTGGGCGGCGGCAGGAGCCGGGAGGAATTCATAGCGATCATGAGCGGCCTGGAGTTGGATTATCCGAAATACATCGGGCGGGCACTGCCCGCCAACCAGGCTTGCGGCCGGCTGCCCGCGGCGGAGCCTCAGGGGTGATCTACCGATGACCTTGGCGCTCGTATTGGCTCTGGGAATCGGCCTCCTTCTGGGGCTGCTGGGCGGCGGCGGTTCGGTGTTGATGGTGCCGATGCTGGTCTACGTCGCCGGATTTTCTCCCAAGGAGGCGATCACGACGTCGCTGGTCGTGGTCGGTTTCACCAGCCTGACGGCGCTGATCGGCCACGTCCGGGGCGGCCGGGTCTGCTGGAAGATGGGGGCGGTGTTCGGTCTGGCGGGAGCGGCCGGCGCCTATGGTGGCGGCCGGACCGCAGCGGTGCTGCCGGGCGGAATCCTGTTGATCCTGTTCGGACTGGTGATGCTGGGGACCTCCGTGGCCATGCTGCGAGGGCGCCGCGGCGTCGATGGTCCTTCAGGCAGGGCAACGATGTGCCCTTTGAGGCTGCCGCTCTTTGCCGTGCTGTTCGATGGCGCCCTGGTGGGAGCCTTGACGGGACTGGTCGGTGCGGGCGGCGGCTTCATGGTCGTGCCGGCGCTGAACCTGCTCGGCCGCTTGCCGATGCACGCGGCCGTCGCGACCTCGCTCCTGGTGGTCGCTATGAATTCGCTGGCCGCCTTGCTGGGCTATGCCGGCCATGTCCAAATTCGCTACGACCTTGCCGCCCCGATTGCGGGAACGGCGGTAGCCGGGAGCCTGGTCGGCGGATTACTGGCCGCGCGCCTGGGCGGAAAGATCTTGCGCCGGATGTTCGGCGGATTCGTTGCGCTGGTCGCGGTGTTTCTGCTGTATCGCGAGCTTACGCCGGACAGGCTGGACGAGATCGGCGACCTGGCGTCAGCCCACCCGGACTTTTTCCGCGGCGCCGCGGCTGTGCTGGTGGCGATGCTGCTGTCCAGGCTGCGCGGATGGCTCCATTCGCGCTACTTCGGTGCCGGCAGTGCGGTCCATTAGCGAGGTGTCGGGCTATGCCGAAAAAGCATGCGGTCCGTGTGGTGAAAATCCCGAAAGGGTGTACGATTGCCGCATTCGCGCCTGCCGGCCACGGTCAGCGGCCTGATTCCGACGGAATGCGAGGGATCTCATGAAGCCATACGATGGGTTTCGTTCTGTCTCGGCTGCAGCGCAGCAGGCCGGCGTGACCGCATTTCGGCGCCTGGCCTTAGCTGGCCGGCGTTCTCCGCTGGCGCGGGAAATCACCCTCGCCTTACTGTTCAAGATGATCGTGCTGTCGGGCCTGTGGGCGCTGTTCTTCCGCTCACATCCGGATGCACGGGAACCTCCGCGTCCGGCGATTCTGCTCGGTTCCAGTTCTCTTTCCTCTCCCAACCAGGAGGCGCTCAAGCCATGATCGGTGAAGACATCGTCAACCTTTCCAGGCTGCAATTCGGCCTGACCGCGCTCTACCATTTCTTGTTCGTGCCCTTGACCCTGGGGCTGGCTTTCCTGTTGGCCATCATGGAATCGGTCTACGTGATGACCGGCAAGGAAGTGTACAAGGACATGACCCGGTTCTGGGGCAAGTTGTTCGGCATCAACTTCGCCATGGGGGTAACGACCGGCATCACCCTGGAATTCCAGTTCGGTACCAACTGGTCCTATTACTCGCATTACGTCGGCGATATCTTCGGCCCCATTCTGGCCAGCGAAGGCCTGATGTCGTTCTTTCTGGAGTCGACTTTCGTCGGCCTGTTCTTCTTCGGTTGGGACCGCATGAGCCGGGTGCAGCATTTGTCCGTCACCTGGCTGCTGGCGCTGGGCACCAACACTTCGGCGTTGTGGATTCTGATTGCCAATGCCTGGATGCAGCATCCGGTGGGCACGGAATTCAACTATGAGACCCTGCGCATGGAGCTGACCAGCTTCGCCGACGTGTTTTTCAATCCCGTGGCCCAGGTCAAGTTCGTGCACACGGTCGCGGCCGGTTATGTCACCGGAGCAATGTTCGTCCTCGGGATATCCTCTTGGTATCTGCTGAACGGGAGGGATACAGGCTTCGCACGCCGTTCCTTCTCGATCGCAGCGGCGTTCGGCTTGGCCTCGATCCTTTCGGTCATCGTGCTGGGCGATGAGAGCGGTTATACCGACGGCGAGGTGCAAAAGGTCAAGCTGGCCGCCATCGAGGGGGCTTGGGAAACCGAAAAGCCGCCGGCAGCGTTCACCGTCGTCGGATTTCCGGATCAGGACCGGCAGGAAACCCGCTATGCGCTACGGATACCGTACGTGCTCGGCCTGATCGCGACGCGATCCATCGACGAAGAGGTCAAGGGGTTGAAGGAACTGCGGGAATCCAGTCTGGCCCATATC
This portion of the Methylococcus mesophilus genome encodes:
- the cydP gene encoding cytochrome oxidase putative small subunit CydP, giving the protein MTAFRRLALAGRRSPLAREITLALLFKMIVLSGLWALFFRSHPDAREPPRPAILLGSSSLSSPNQEALKP
- a CDS encoding sulfite exporter TauE/SafE family protein yields the protein MTLALVLALGIGLLLGLLGGGGSVLMVPMLVYVAGFSPKEAITTSLVVVGFTSLTALIGHVRGGRVCWKMGAVFGLAGAAGAYGGGRTAAVLPGGILLILFGLVMLGTSVAMLRGRRGVDGPSGRATMCPLRLPLFAVLFDGALVGALTGLVGAGGGFMVVPALNLLGRLPMHAAVATSLLVVAMNSLAALLGYAGHVQIRYDLAAPIAGTAVAGSLVGGLLAARLGGKILRRMFGGFVALVAVFLLYRELTPDRLDEIGDLASAHPDFFRGAAAVLVAMLLSRLRGWLHSRYFGAGSAVH
- a CDS encoding cytochrome ubiquinol oxidase subunit I gives rise to the protein MIGEDIVNLSRLQFGLTALYHFLFVPLTLGLAFLLAIMESVYVMTGKEVYKDMTRFWGKLFGINFAMGVTTGITLEFQFGTNWSYYSHYVGDIFGPILASEGLMSFFLESTFVGLFFFGWDRMSRVQHLSVTWLLALGTNTSALWILIANAWMQHPVGTEFNYETLRMELTSFADVFFNPVAQVKFVHTVAAGYVTGAMFVLGISSWYLLNGRDTGFARRSFSIAAAFGLASILSVIVLGDESGYTDGEVQKVKLAAIEGAWETEKPPAAFTVVGFPDQDRQETRYALRIPYVLGLIATRSIDEEVKGLKELRESSLAHIRSGQIAYGALERIRGGDASPAVKADFEQHKADLGFALLLAKYTEGVAGAGEDLVQKAAADTIPRVAPLFWTFRIMVACGFTMLFVFVMAFYYCATRVADRKRWLLKLAVWSIPLPWVAAETGWFVAEYGRQPWTISGVLPTHLSTSSISAGELWFSIAGFAFFYTALLVIELYLMLKYVKLGPSSLHTGRYHFERPAAALSNSAA
- a CDS encoding MBL fold metallo-hydrolase; protein product: MIFRQLFETDTSTYTYLLGCERTRRAVLIDPVDTEVARYEDLLRGLGLRLVYTLETHVHADHVTGASLLRERLNSKSVVHRDAGAGCADLMVTDGVPLQVGALEFEVRHTPGHTAGCVSYVMSDRVFTGDALFIDGCGRTDFQQGDAGQLYDSIQRRLFSLPPDTLVYPGHDYHGNTVSTVGREMARNPRLGGGRSREEFIAIMSGLELDYPKYIGRALPANQACGRLPAAEPQG
- a CDS encoding sigma-54 interaction domain-containing protein; translated protein: MKPRSDSLPGTHFDAHCLLDALAGLECAGALYLLDAEERVSYWSSGAERLTGHTAGFATGKPVARLLAGYSHPAADDGHGMGEDEIRVERADGSALLVRRRHHSLRARDGTPLGRLEVLAAIETVGTPLAEADVEILHGLITREPAMKQVFRIVRNVAETEATVLVRGESGAGKELIARAVHAESHRAKGPFLAVNCAALSPSLLESELFGHVRGAFTGAVRDHAGLFQRADGGTLFLDEVAELPLELQAKLLRVLQERSFVPVGSDRTLSVDVRIVAATHRSLREAVREGRFREDLMYRLRVVPIFLPPLRERRRDVGLLLWHFIGRHNARGLRRIARIDPDAMRRLLDHPWPGNVRELQNVVEYAFAVGRGEVLELDDLPPEFREEHAEPQAPAEPVPDEAERIRAALRHSGGRIDQAARLLNISRATLWRKRKKLGV